A genomic stretch from Thermodesulfovibrionales bacterium includes:
- a CDS encoding diguanylate cyclase produces the protein MNERSSILIVDDDETLLPMLKEGFLLQGYSCETARDAETALNLVDKTPFDILVTDIVFPGMKGIELIEKARRLRPDMVTIIMTGFINKYTYDSAIEVGALDLIKKPFTLKELIARIEHAKTLKHLRDTSLIDQLTGLYNRLGFFTLTEHQIALAKREKRGLVMLYADMDDLKGINDRWGRQEGDRALIDAAIMLRATFRKSDIIARVGGDEFVALTIGAAGDDIDKIASRLRAHLENLNASKNRNYKLLISFCKLCFDPEGTRSLDELLSYGDTMMRKRES, from the coding sequence ATGAATGAGAGAAGTTCTATTTTAATCGTTGATGATGATGAAACCTTATTGCCCATGTTGAAGGAGGGGTTTTTGCTTCAAGGCTATAGTTGTGAAACAGCGAGAGATGCCGAGACTGCTCTTAACCTGGTCGATAAAACCCCGTTCGACATTTTGGTGACGGACATCGTCTTTCCCGGCATGAAAGGTATTGAGCTTATAGAGAAGGCAAGACGCCTGAGACCTGACATGGTGACGATCATTATGACCGGCTTTATCAACAAATACACCTATGACTCTGCAATCGAGGTAGGGGCATTGGACTTGATAAAGAAACCGTTCACCTTGAAAGAACTCATAGCAAGGATAGAGCACGCCAAGACGCTGAAGCACTTGCGCGATACCTCGCTCATCGATCAGCTCACCGGCCTTTACAACCGGCTCGGATTCTTCACGTTGACGGAACATCAGATAGCGCTGGCCAAACGGGAGAAGAGAGGGCTCGTAATGCTCTATGCCGACATGGACGATCTCAAGGGAATCAACGACCGGTGGGGGCGCCAGGAGGGCGACCGCGCATTAATCGATGCTGCGATAATGCTTCGGGCAACGTTTCGAAAATCCGACATCATCGCGCGCGTCGGAGGAGATGAGTTCGTGGCCCTGACGATAGGTGCTGCGGGAGACGATATCGATAAAATAGCCTCCCGCCTGAGGGCACATCTTGAGAATCTCAATGCAAGCAAAAACCGCAATTATAAACTGCTCATCAGTTTTTGTAAGTTGTGCTTCGACCCGGAAGGCACCCGTTCGCTTGACGAGCTGCTGTCTTATGGCGATACCATGATGCGCAAGAGGGAGTCTTAA
- a CDS encoding c(7)-type cytochrome triheme domain-containing protein, giving the protein MGKVALIVCIIVALTSSAFGVMSGKVVVYEGKGIGKVVFDGTVHADKGLTCVDCHPSPFQMKTGGDEITMKSMNSHKTCGVCHDGTKAFKADDPNNCGKCHQKQK; this is encoded by the coding sequence ATGGGAAAGGTTGCATTGATAGTCTGCATCATCGTCGCCCTCACGAGTAGTGCCTTTGGGGTAATGTCAGGAAAGGTCGTTGTATATGAAGGAAAGGGAATCGGAAAGGTTGTTTTCGACGGTACGGTTCACGCAGATAAGGGCCTCACCTGTGTCGACTGCCATCCATCTCCATTTCAGATGAAGACAGGCGGAGACGAGATAACCATGAAATCTATGAACAGTCACAAAACCTGCGGCGTCTGTCATGACGGTACAAAGGCTTTTAAGGCTGACGATCCGAATAATTGCGGGAAGTGTCATCAGAAACAGAAGTAG
- a CDS encoding CBS domain-containing protein: PFSELLARPGRPDIHLYDHHPPAKDDIRAEIEVVEDVGATATLFTEILKSRKIPITPMEATVLCLGIYEETGALLFPSTTERDLLAAAFLLKRGASLKIVSSFIRAELSKEELDLLNELVQSSREIEVDGTKVKIVKASREDYVGDAAHLAHRIMDMEDIDGLILLLNMQGKILMVGRSRVAELDVAEVMKKFGGGGHPTAASATVTEVPLELIEEEMSKTLLSSMRHVKSARDVMTAPVITIPWNDSVKSAESMMTRYGVNVLPVVKEGMYRGIISREVVEKAIFHGFGKSSATDFTTTDALTVSPDAPVRDVERSMIEQNQRFMPVVENGKIIGAITRTDILRTLYEDVLKRSRLPELPSGEKPSIGRNLARWLKEKFPAEVHAMLALAGEVAEDFGFSAYLIGGSVRDLLRGQENLDIDIVIEGDGIRFAGEFARRLGARLRTHERFGTAQVSAGPLKVDVATARTEYYESPAALPKVETSSIKKDLYRRDFTINTLAVRLNPKDYGLLIDFFGGQRDLREKTIRVLHNLSFIEDPTRAFRAVRFAERFGFKLGKHTENLMKSALRMNLFDRLSGSRLYEELLLIFNETEPVKAIKRLSEYHLLKVIHENLTFDPKLESRLQSLHDALSWFTLLFLEEKIDKGALYLMALLSDLGDTDRETSLVRLSTPSRLKEKIERGIHGAKELILLLPLRDPARIYKALFTHDMETLLFAMAISPDADKKKEISRYLLELRKIKPVLRGVDLKRMGLAPGPFYSKVLDTLLEERLRGNLVTKEDEERFVRRRYVSPCKDSTPRQTG, from the coding sequence GGCCTTTCTCCGAACTCCTCGCGAGACCCGGCAGGCCCGACATTCACCTCTATGACCACCACCCGCCTGCGAAGGACGACATTCGCGCTGAGATTGAGGTGGTCGAAGACGTCGGCGCGACGGCGACGTTATTCACGGAGATCCTCAAGTCACGGAAGATCCCCATCACCCCCATGGAAGCGACGGTCCTCTGTCTCGGCATCTATGAAGAGACGGGGGCTCTCCTTTTCCCGTCGACAACGGAAAGGGATCTGCTGGCCGCGGCGTTTCTCCTGAAACGGGGCGCGAGCCTGAAGATCGTATCGAGTTTCATACGGGCAGAGCTGAGCAAGGAAGAACTCGACCTGCTCAATGAACTGGTCCAATCATCCCGGGAGATCGAGGTCGACGGCACAAAGGTGAAGATCGTGAAGGCATCAAGGGAAGATTACGTCGGCGATGCGGCACACCTCGCGCACCGGATTATGGACATGGAAGATATCGACGGACTCATCCTCTTACTGAACATGCAGGGAAAGATACTCATGGTCGGACGGAGCAGGGTCGCCGAGCTTGACGTAGCAGAGGTGATGAAGAAGTTCGGGGGCGGGGGGCATCCCACGGCTGCATCGGCCACGGTGACGGAGGTCCCCCTCGAGCTTATAGAAGAGGAGATGTCGAAGACACTCCTTTCGTCCATGCGGCACGTCAAGAGCGCGCGGGATGTCATGACCGCCCCTGTCATAACGATACCGTGGAATGATTCGGTGAAATCGGCGGAGTCAATGATGACGAGATACGGGGTAAACGTGCTCCCGGTAGTGAAAGAGGGAATGTACAGGGGCATCATCTCCAGAGAGGTCGTAGAAAAGGCGATCTTCCACGGCTTTGGGAAAAGCAGCGCCACCGACTTCACCACCACCGATGCGTTGACAGTGAGCCCTGACGCTCCGGTGCGGGATGTGGAACGGTCGATGATAGAACAGAACCAGCGATTTATGCCCGTAGTGGAGAACGGAAAGATCATCGGCGCGATAACGAGAACGGACATCCTGAGGACCCTCTATGAGGATGTCCTCAAACGGAGCCGGTTGCCGGAACTCCCCTCGGGGGAAAAGCCGTCTATCGGAAGAAACCTCGCTCGCTGGCTCAAGGAGAAGTTTCCTGCCGAAGTTCATGCCATGCTCGCGCTTGCGGGGGAGGTGGCGGAAGACTTTGGCTTCAGCGCCTATCTCATCGGCGGTTCAGTCAGGGACCTCTTGCGTGGGCAGGAAAACCTCGATATCGACATCGTCATCGAGGGAGACGGAATCCGCTTCGCGGGCGAGTTCGCCCGGAGGCTCGGCGCCAGGCTGAGAACCCACGAACGGTTCGGGACTGCGCAGGTCTCTGCCGGCCCCCTCAAGGTTGACGTGGCAACGGCAAGAACCGAATATTACGAGTCTCCCGCTGCCCTCCCCAAGGTCGAGACGTCTTCCATAAAAAAAGACCTCTACAGGAGGGACTTCACCATCAACACCCTTGCCGTAAGGCTGAACCCGAAAGATTACGGCCTGCTCATCGATTTTTTCGGGGGACAGAGGGACCTGAGAGAAAAGACGATACGGGTCCTCCACAACCTGAGTTTTATCGAAGACCCGACCCGGGCGTTCAGGGCCGTACGATTCGCCGAGAGGTTCGGATTCAAACTCGGCAAGCACACCGAGAACCTCATGAAATCGGCTTTGCGGATGAACCTCTTTGATAGGCTCTCAGGGTCGCGCCTGTACGAGGAACTCCTTCTCATCTTCAACGAGACTGAGCCGGTGAAGGCGATCAAGAGGCTCTCCGAGTATCACCTCTTGAAAGTGATCCACGAGAACCTGACCTTTGATCCGAAACTCGAATCGAGGCTCCAGTCTCTGCACGATGCCCTTTCCTGGTTCACCCTCCTCTTCCTTGAGGAAAAGATCGATAAAGGCGCCCTTTACCTGATGGCGCTTCTTTCAGACCTCGGCGACACCGACCGGGAGACAAGCCTCGTCCGGCTCTCAACCCCTTCGAGGCTCAAGGAAAAGATCGAAAGGGGCATCCACGGCGCAAAAGAACTCATACTCCTGCTCCCGCTCCGCGATCCCGCCAGGATATATAAGGCATTGTTCACCCATGACATGGAGACCCTGCTCTTTGCCATGGCAATCTCTCCCGACGCCGACAAGAAGAAGGAGATCTCACGGTACCTTCTCGAATTAAGGAAGATAAAACCCGTTTTAAGAGGGGTCGACCTTAAGAGAATGGGGCTCGCCCCTGGGCCTTTCTATTCGAAAGTTCTCGACACCCTCTTGGAAGAAAGATTACGGGGCAACCTCGTGACGAAAGAAGACGAGGAGAGATTTGTCCGGCGGCGATACGTCTCTCCCTGCAAAGATTCCACCCCTCGCCAGACAGGTTAG
- a CDS encoding response regulator, with the protein MKKILIVDDLKAEREKIKNILSRPEVMIFTATSAEEAIRIHRDERVDLVIADLEMGGMGGDGMCTAIRGDETLKKVSIIIYCFNKKSARERCEACGANACLTKPVNPEVLFQKVNDLLSICRRESLRVLIRVSVEGRAGDGYFFSTSKNISTTGILLETDKVLAKGDRITCSFFLNTNQITANGEAVRVEEKKGELNQYGVKFIDLAPDAQILIEEFIKKSRSR; encoded by the coding sequence ATGAAAAAGATTCTTATCGTAGATGATCTCAAGGCGGAAAGAGAGAAAATAAAGAATATTCTTTCGCGACCCGAGGTCATGATATTCACCGCAACGTCCGCAGAAGAGGCGATTCGGATCCATAGGGATGAAAGAGTGGACCTCGTAATCGCAGACCTCGAGATGGGGGGAATGGGCGGGGATGGGATGTGCACCGCGATCAGGGGTGACGAAACCCTCAAGAAGGTTTCGATAATAATCTACTGCTTCAACAAGAAATCAGCACGGGAAAGGTGCGAGGCCTGCGGAGCAAATGCGTGCCTGACGAAGCCGGTAAATCCCGAGGTGCTCTTCCAGAAAGTCAACGACCTCTTGAGCATCTGCAGGCGGGAGAGCCTGCGGGTTCTCATCAGGGTCTCTGTTGAGGGGAGGGCCGGCGACGGCTATTTCTTCTCCACCTCCAAGAACATCAGCACTACGGGTATCCTCCTTGAGACAGACAAGGTTCTGGCGAAAGGCGACAGGATAACCTGTTCCTTCTTCCTCAACACAAACCAGATAACGGCGAACGGAGAGGCAGTGAGGGTAGAGGAAAAAAAGGGGGAGTTGAACCAGTATGGGGTGAAGTTCATTGACCTCGCCCCAGACGCGCAAATCCTGATAGAAGAGTTCATAAAGAAATCCCGAAGCCGCTGA